From a region of the Streptomyces venezuelae genome:
- a CDS encoding patatin-like phospholipase family protein codes for MTGLTDLAAAARRAAAAGPDTGRAADSAPKRATAPGRAPAEDRAPAQLPRIGLVLSGGGAKGAYHVGVVEYLASVGTSVHAIAGASIGALNGAILAAAGTPAAGAAALTAVWEEVAWQAGSAPPADGAGGPPPEETTWERLARILPRLSAPALQPAALEQLVADHVDPDRLGSGIPLWVSAFPALEEIDSLRGWSWTLDVVRSGLGARAEWLHVNDLPRRERHRAVLASAALPVVLPPRRVGRSLYRDGGMADNTPAGALARYARCDIVIVVHLSDGALWDAHDHPALRVIEIRPRHRIRPPGPAGGATALVDLSPKRLRHLRRQGFEDARWTMEPLRAALSAVEGARTAQSRMLDAVARLDDEARPDDEARLDDEAGEPGLPPGLSG; via the coding sequence ATGACCGGCCTCACGGACCTCGCGGCCGCCGCACGGCGGGCGGCGGCCGCCGGTCCGGACACCGGCCGGGCCGCCGACAGCGCGCCGAAGCGGGCGACGGCACCCGGCCGGGCCCCCGCGGAGGACCGGGCCCCCGCCCAACTGCCCAGGATCGGCCTGGTGCTGTCCGGCGGCGGCGCCAAGGGCGCCTACCACGTGGGGGTGGTGGAGTACCTGGCGTCGGTCGGCACCAGCGTCCACGCCATCGCCGGTGCCAGCATCGGAGCCCTCAACGGGGCGATCCTCGCCGCCGCCGGCACCCCCGCCGCAGGAGCGGCCGCGCTCACCGCCGTGTGGGAGGAGGTGGCGTGGCAGGCCGGATCCGCCCCACCGGCCGACGGGGCGGGCGGACCGCCCCCGGAGGAGACGACGTGGGAGCGGCTCGCCCGGATCCTGCCACGACTGTCCGCACCCGCCCTCCAGCCGGCGGCCCTGGAACAGCTCGTCGCCGACCACGTGGACCCGGACCGGCTCGGCTCCGGGATCCCGCTGTGGGTCTCCGCGTTCCCGGCACTGGAGGAGATCGACTCCCTGCGCGGCTGGAGCTGGACCCTCGACGTGGTGCGCTCCGGCCTGGGGGCGCGCGCCGAGTGGCTCCACGTCAACGATTTGCCGCGGCGGGAACGGCACCGGGCGGTGCTCGCCAGCGCCGCGCTCCCCGTCGTGCTGCCTCCCCGCCGCGTCGGCCGCAGCCTCTACCGGGACGGCGGGATGGCCGACAACACCCCGGCGGGTGCCCTCGCCCGGTACGCGAGGTGCGACATCGTGATCGTCGTCCACCTGAGCGACGGGGCGTTGTGGGACGCCCACGACCATCCCGCGCTGCGCGTCATCGAGATCCGCCCCCGCCACCGCATCCGCCCGCCCGGCCCGGCCGGCGGCGCGACGGCCCTGGTCGACCTCTCCCCGAAACGCCTCCGCCACCTGCGCCGCCAGGGCTTCGAGGACGCCCGGTGGACCATGGAGCCGCTGCGCGCCGCGCTGTCCGCGGTGGAGGGGGCGAGGACCGCACAGAGCCGGATGCTGGACGCCGTCGCCCGCCTGGACGACGAGGCGCGTCCGGACGACGAGGCCCGGCTGGACGACGAGGCCGGGGAGCCCGGCCTGCCGCCGGGCCTCAGCGGGTGA
- the fdhD gene encoding formate dehydrogenase accessory sulfurtransferase FdhD — protein MGRVTERRRVVRIRNGGAGVRPDTLVAEEPLEIRLNGKPLAITMRTPGDDFALAVGFLVSEGVLGSASDVQAVTYCEGATEDGSNTYNVVNVQLAAGVPVPDITLERNVYTTSSCGLCGKASLDAVRTATRFPGIDADPVRVPVDVLSAMPDRLRAAQKVFDRTGGLHAAGLFTAQGELLDLREDVGRHNAVDKIVGRAYQSGRLPLAGAVLLVSGRASFELVQKAVMAGIPVLAAVSAPSSLAVDLALDSGMTLVGFLRGPDMNIYAGEERITR, from the coding sequence ATGGGACGGGTCACCGAGCGCCGTCGCGTCGTCCGGATCCGGAACGGCGGGGCGGGTGTCCGGCCGGACACACTGGTGGCCGAGGAGCCGCTGGAGATACGGCTGAACGGCAAACCGCTGGCGATCACGATGCGTACGCCGGGCGACGACTTCGCCTTGGCGGTGGGCTTCCTGGTCAGCGAGGGGGTGCTGGGCTCCGCCTCGGACGTGCAGGCCGTGACCTACTGCGAGGGGGCGACCGAGGACGGGTCGAACACCTACAACGTGGTGAACGTACAGCTGGCCGCCGGGGTCCCGGTGCCGGACATCACGCTGGAGCGGAACGTCTACACCACCTCCTCGTGCGGTCTGTGCGGGAAGGCCAGCCTGGACGCCGTCCGTACGGCGACCCGCTTCCCGGGGATCGACGCCGACCCGGTACGGGTGCCCGTGGACGTCCTGTCCGCCATGCCGGACCGGCTGCGCGCCGCCCAGAAGGTCTTCGACCGTACGGGCGGACTGCACGCGGCCGGGCTGTTCACGGCGCAGGGCGAGCTGCTCGACCTGCGGGAGGACGTCGGCCGGCACAACGCGGTGGACAAGATCGTGGGCCGGGCGTACCAGTCCGGGCGGCTCCCCCTGGCGGGCGCGGTCCTGCTGGTGTCGGGCCGGGCGTCGTTCGAGCTCGTGCAGAAGGCGGTGATGGCGGGCATCCCGGTGCTGGCGGCCGTGTCGGCGCCGTCCTCGCTGGCGGTGGACCTGGCCCTGGATTCGGGGATGACCCTGGTCGGCTTCCTGCGGGGCCCGGACATGAACATCTACGCGGGCGAGGAGCGCATCACCCGCTGA
- a CDS encoding beta-ketoacyl-ACP synthase III produces MTGSRVVALGHYQPAKVLTNEDLAAMVDTTDEWIRSRVGIRTRHMAGPDEPVDELAYQAAGKALAGAGLTPDDIDLVLVATSTAIDRSPNMAARVAAKLGMGGGPAVMDINVVCSGFTHALATADHAIRAGSATRALVIGADKMTEITDWTDRTTCVLTGDGAGAAVVEACEEPGIGPVLWGSVPEMGNAVRIEGSPPVFAQEGQSVYRWTTSQLPPLARKVCEKAGVTPEELAAVVLHQANLRIIEPLAAKIGAVNAVVARDVVESGNTSAASIPMALSKLVQRGEIPSGAPVLLFGFGGNLSYAGQVIHCP; encoded by the coding sequence ATGACCGGTTCACGCGTGGTGGCGCTAGGGCACTACCAGCCCGCGAAAGTGCTCACCAACGAGGACCTCGCGGCCATGGTCGACACCACCGACGAGTGGATCCGGTCCCGCGTCGGCATCCGCACGCGCCACATGGCTGGCCCGGACGAACCGGTGGACGAGCTGGCCTACCAGGCGGCGGGCAAGGCGCTGGCCGGTGCCGGCCTGACCCCGGACGACATCGACCTGGTGCTGGTCGCCACGTCGACCGCGATCGACCGTTCGCCGAACATGGCCGCGCGCGTCGCCGCCAAGCTGGGCATGGGCGGCGGCCCCGCCGTCATGGACATCAACGTCGTCTGCTCGGGCTTCACCCATGCCCTGGCCACCGCCGACCACGCCATCCGGGCCGGCTCCGCCACCCGCGCCCTGGTCATCGGGGCCGACAAGATGACCGAGATCACCGACTGGACCGACCGCACGACGTGCGTGCTCACCGGCGACGGGGCCGGCGCGGCCGTCGTCGAGGCCTGTGAGGAGCCGGGCATCGGCCCGGTCCTGTGGGGCTCGGTCCCGGAGATGGGCAACGCGGTCCGGATCGAGGGCTCGCCGCCGGTCTTCGCCCAGGAGGGGCAGTCCGTCTACCGCTGGACCACCAGCCAGCTCCCGCCGCTCGCCCGCAAGGTGTGCGAGAAGGCCGGAGTCACCCCGGAGGAACTGGCCGCGGTCGTCCTCCACCAGGCGAACCTGCGCATCATCGAGCCCCTCGCCGCGAAGATCGGCGCCGTCAACGCCGTCGTCGCCCGTGATGTCGTCGAGTCCGGCAACACCTCGGCCGCCAGCATCCCGATGGCCCTGTCGAAGCTGGTCCAGCGCGGCGAGATCCCCTCGGGCGCCCCGGTCCTCCTCTTCGGCTTCGGCGGCAACCTCTCCTACGCCGGCCAGGTCATCCACTGTCCGTGA
- a CDS encoding low temperature requirement protein A, whose protein sequence is MESEHRVSTLELFFDLVFVFTITQLTVLLADDLSLRGAGQVVLIFTVLFWMYGGYAHLTNQVPPDRTVRRVLLMLAMGAFLVCALAVPTAFGAGGTAFGLGYLLVVLVHGALFTQAHGRGVLWFALPNVLCALSVTAAGSFDGLPAWGLWMLALLLQFVTPVVVQRVTASGAAEPAAAVTADAAQPTVGDQLGGMNAAHLVERHGLLLIIVFGESVIAIGIGVGSLPLSPGIAGGAFLALAIASAMWWMYFVRDEGRAEEVFAQTPPERRFKLAMVAYYYAFLPMLLGIAVFAAGVKKTIGHLGEHLHTGPAVALAGGVALYLAGDLAFRAALGIGPARYRAVALVLALATVPVGTGWAGAGQLVALACVLVGALAAEGRRSPAEPAEGAAVAAVTDSG, encoded by the coding sequence ATGGAATCCGAGCACCGCGTCAGCACGCTGGAGCTGTTCTTCGACCTCGTCTTCGTCTTCACCATCACGCAGTTGACGGTGCTTCTGGCGGACGACCTGAGCCTGCGGGGCGCGGGGCAGGTGGTGCTGATCTTCACCGTCCTGTTCTGGATGTACGGGGGCTACGCGCACCTGACCAACCAGGTGCCGCCGGACCGGACGGTCCGGCGGGTGCTGCTGATGCTGGCCATGGGGGCGTTCTTGGTGTGCGCCCTGGCCGTACCGACGGCCTTCGGAGCCGGCGGTACCGCCTTCGGCCTCGGGTACCTGCTGGTCGTACTGGTCCACGGAGCCCTGTTCACGCAGGCGCACGGGCGCGGGGTGCTGTGGTTCGCGCTGCCCAACGTCCTGTGCGCCCTGTCGGTGACGGCAGCCGGATCCTTCGACGGGCTGCCGGCCTGGGGTCTCTGGATGCTCGCGCTGCTGCTGCAGTTCGTGACGCCGGTGGTCGTGCAGCGGGTCACGGCGAGCGGGGCGGCGGAGCCCGCGGCGGCCGTGACCGCCGACGCGGCCCAGCCGACGGTCGGCGACCAGCTCGGCGGAATGAACGCGGCGCACCTGGTGGAGCGGCACGGCCTGCTGCTGATCATCGTCTTCGGTGAGTCCGTGATCGCGATCGGCATCGGGGTGGGCTCGCTGCCGCTGTCCCCCGGCATCGCGGGCGGCGCGTTCCTGGCCCTGGCGATCGCGTCGGCGATGTGGTGGATGTACTTCGTACGCGACGAGGGCCGGGCCGAGGAGGTGTTCGCGCAGACCCCGCCGGAGCGCCGTTTCAAGCTGGCGATGGTCGCCTACTACTACGCGTTCCTGCCCATGCTCCTGGGCATCGCCGTCTTCGCGGCGGGTGTGAAGAAGACCATCGGCCACCTCGGCGAGCACCTGCACACCGGCCCGGCGGTCGCGCTGGCGGGAGGTGTCGCCCTCTACCTGGCCGGGGACCTGGCCTTCCGTGCCGCGCTCGGCATCGGACCGGCCCGATACCGCGCGGTGGCCCTGGTGCTCGCGCTCGCCACCGTCCCGGTGGGGACGGGCTGGGCGGGAGCCGGCCAGCTGGTGGCCCTGGCGTGCGTCCTCGTCGGGGCGCTGGCCGCCGAGGGCCGCCGCTCCCCCGCCGAACCGGCGGAGGGAGCGGCCGTGGCAGCCGTCACGGACAGTGGATGA
- a CDS encoding sigma factor-like helix-turn-helix DNA-binding protein, with amino-acid sequence MSQWDPTARLSYWAFHANRRPAYMRFAYLQLGSDAAAEEAVDAAFDSIMGEWLRMLHMDRLDAYAWTVLKHCLVDPRRRRHPWQQHPEPTDISAFEAALKEAHADQYEVLTDTIRFYSAVSRLAERQRDCVLLRYGLQCTPGEAAAVMGVDEATVRSYLGQAHRRLARLLSTSAVPPDPAVPPDPAVSPDSVAQPDSVGQPDSSSQPGSAESAGS; translated from the coding sequence ATGAGCCAGTGGGATCCGACGGCGCGCCTGTCGTACTGGGCCTTCCACGCCAATCGGCGGCCCGCGTACATGCGCTTCGCGTATCTGCAGCTGGGCTCCGACGCGGCGGCGGAGGAGGCGGTGGACGCCGCCTTCGACTCGATCATGGGTGAATGGCTGCGGATGCTCCACATGGACCGCCTCGACGCCTACGCCTGGACCGTCCTCAAGCACTGCCTGGTCGACCCGCGGCGCCGTCGCCATCCGTGGCAGCAGCACCCGGAGCCGACGGACATCAGCGCCTTCGAGGCTGCCCTGAAGGAGGCCCACGCCGATCAGTACGAGGTGTTGACCGACACCATCCGCTTCTACTCCGCCGTCTCGCGGCTCGCCGAGCGGCAGCGCGACTGCGTGCTGCTGCGGTACGGGCTCCAGTGCACCCCCGGTGAGGCCGCGGCCGTGATGGGCGTCGACGAGGCCACGGTCCGCTCCTACCTCGGACAGGCCCACCGGCGGCTCGCCCGGCTGCTCTCCACGTCCGCGGTACCGCCGGACCCCGCGGTGCCGCCCGACCCCGCGGTTTCGCCAGACTCCGTGGCACAGCCGGACTCCGTGGGACAGCCGGACTCCTCGTCACAGCCCGGCTCCGCCGAATCGGCCGGGTCATGA
- the metG gene encoding methionine--tRNA ligase: MARHLITSALPYINGIKHLGNMVGSMLPADVYSRYLRQRGHDVLYICATDEHGTPAELAAKEAGISVAEFCAQAHDAQKAVYDGFELSFDYFGRSSSAQNREITQHFARKLQENGFIEERAIRQVYSPVDGRFLPDRYVEGTCPHCGYDKARGDQCENCTRVLDPTDLIEPRSAISGSTELEVRETKHLFLLQSKLQHEVEAWVAEHEEEWPQLASSIARKWLTEGLHDRAITRDLDWGVPVPADTWPELAAEGKVFYVWFDAPIEYIGATKEWSDLDPANRDYKSWWYEAEDVRYTQFMAKDNVPFHTVMFPATELATREPWKKVDYVKAFNWLTYYGGKFSTSQKRGVFTDQALQILPADFWRYFLIANAPESDDSSFTWEHFQATVNKDLGGTLGNFVNRVLTFSRKKFGDDVPAGSPAGEAEAKLGEQIAELLAEYEGHMDTLQYRKAAAALRALWSAGNAYLDEKAPWLEVKTDLEGAALTLRTAMNLIHLYSVVSEPFIPASARAMRSSFALADDTATWITPEQARSLDAVPAGTPFTVPPVLFARVTEEDLESYRERFGGNPEA, from the coding sequence ATGGCTCGACACCTGATCACCAGCGCGCTTCCCTACATCAACGGGATCAAGCACCTGGGCAACATGGTCGGGTCGATGCTTCCGGCGGATGTGTACTCCCGGTACCTCCGCCAGCGCGGCCACGACGTCCTCTACATCTGCGCCACCGACGAGCACGGCACCCCCGCCGAACTCGCCGCCAAGGAGGCCGGCATCTCGGTCGCCGAGTTCTGCGCGCAGGCCCACGACGCCCAGAAGGCGGTCTACGACGGCTTCGAGCTGTCCTTCGACTACTTCGGCCGCAGCTCCTCCGCGCAGAACCGCGAGATCACCCAGCACTTCGCGCGCAAGCTGCAGGAGAACGGGTTCATCGAGGAGCGCGCGATCCGGCAGGTGTACTCGCCGGTCGACGGCCGCTTCCTCCCGGACCGCTACGTCGAGGGCACCTGCCCGCACTGCGGCTACGACAAGGCCCGCGGCGACCAGTGCGAGAACTGCACCCGCGTCCTGGACCCCACGGACCTGATCGAGCCCCGCTCGGCCATCTCCGGCTCCACCGAGCTGGAGGTCCGCGAGACCAAGCACCTCTTCCTGCTGCAGTCCAAGCTCCAGCACGAGGTCGAGGCCTGGGTCGCCGAGCACGAGGAGGAGTGGCCGCAGCTCGCCTCCTCCATCGCCCGCAAGTGGCTGACCGAGGGCCTGCACGACCGCGCCATCACCCGCGACCTCGACTGGGGCGTCCCGGTCCCGGCCGACACCTGGCCCGAGCTCGCCGCCGAGGGCAAGGTCTTCTACGTCTGGTTCGACGCCCCGATCGAGTACATCGGCGCCACCAAGGAGTGGTCCGACCTGGACCCGGCGAACCGCGACTACAAGTCGTGGTGGTACGAGGCCGAGGACGTCCGCTACACCCAGTTCATGGCCAAGGACAACGTCCCGTTCCACACGGTGATGTTCCCCGCCACCGAACTGGCCACCCGCGAGCCGTGGAAGAAGGTCGACTACGTCAAGGCCTTCAACTGGCTGACGTACTACGGCGGCAAGTTCTCCACCTCGCAGAAGCGCGGCGTCTTCACCGACCAGGCGCTGCAGATCCTCCCGGCCGACTTCTGGCGCTACTTCCTCATCGCCAACGCGCCCGAGTCCGACGACTCGTCCTTCACGTGGGAGCACTTCCAGGCCACGGTCAACAAGGACCTCGGCGGCACCCTCGGCAACTTCGTGAACCGCGTACTGACCTTCTCCCGCAAGAAGTTCGGTGACGACGTCCCCGCCGGCAGCCCCGCGGGCGAGGCCGAGGCCAAGCTGGGCGAGCAGATCGCCGAGCTGCTGGCCGAGTACGAGGGCCACATGGACACCCTCCAGTACCGCAAGGCCGCGGCCGCGCTGCGCGCCCTGTGGTCGGCCGGAAACGCGTACCTGGACGAGAAGGCCCCCTGGCTGGAGGTCAAGACCGACCTGGAGGGCGCGGCGCTCACCCTGCGCACGGCGATGAACCTGATCCACCTCTACTCGGTGGTCTCCGAGCCGTTCATCCCGGCCTCGGCGCGCGCCATGCGCTCCTCGTTCGCGCTCGCCGACGACACGGCCACCTGGATCACCCCGGAGCAGGCCCGCTCCCTGGACGCGGTGCCGGCCGGTACCCCGTTCACCGTGCCGCCCGTGCTGTTCGCCCGCGTCACCGAGGAGGACCTGGAGTCCTACCGCGAGCGGTTCGGCGGCAACCCGGAGGCCTGA